The uncultured Methanobrevibacter sp. genome includes a region encoding these proteins:
- a CDS encoding SAM-dependent methyltransferase, whose protein sequence is MIKLSYDIKNYRKDLTDLINPNDTVIELGCHVGGTTKLFSKQCKVVAVDNSPEAVEIMNNLDDVLFISGDVRLHDVLAEVFKIIQKCDVLAIDLGGGYHPDTVFKVFYIWSSTFKPKHTVIRNRGILEFFNSASGSDEDYQTAEGYLESYHDSGIPPQIKEFDLWTPSLDK, encoded by the coding sequence ATGATTAAACTTAGTTACGATATAAAAAATTATAGGAAAGATCTCACAGATTTGATAAATCCGAATGATACTGTAATAGAATTGGGCTGTCATGTCGGAGGCACAACCAAACTGTTTTCAAAGCAATGTAAGGTAGTTGCTGTTGATAATTCTCCTGAAGCGGTTGAAATAATGAATAATCTTGATGATGTGCTTTTCATTTCAGGTGATGTCAGATTGCATGATGTACTTGCCGAAGTATTTAAAATAATTCAGAAATGTGATGTGCTGGCTATAGATCTTGGCGGTGGATATCATCCCGACACAGTTTTTAAAGTATTTTATATCTGGTCAAGTACCTTTAAGCCAAAACATACTGTAATCAGGAATAGGGGGATTTTGGAATTTTTCAACTCCGCCAGCGGCAGTGATGAAGATTATCAAACCGCTGAAGGCTATCTTGAAAGTTATCACGATTCAGGCATCCCTCCGCAAATTAAAGAATTTGACCTCTGGACGCCGTCACTGGATAAATAG
- a CDS encoding 2-amino-3,7-dideoxy-D-threo-hept-6-ulosonate synthase has translation MMIGKKIRLERIINRNTGRTVIAPMDHGVSSGPIPGIIDMDETVESISQGGADAILMHKGIVKQGHRGYGEDIGLIVHLSASTSLAPDPNDKVTVTSVEKAIQLGADAVSIHVNLGSDTESQMLQELGKIAETCDYWGMPLLAMMYPRGQKVENEHDVEFVKHAARVGSELGVDIVKTNYTGDPDSFRDVVEGAIVPVVIAGGPKVDTDEDLLYMVKESLEVGGAGVAFGRNLFQAENPGKITRAISEVVHHDLEVEEALEFLK, from the coding sequence ATAATGATAGGTAAAAAGATTCGTCTAGAAAGAATCATAAATAGGAATACTGGAAGAACTGTTATCGCACCGATGGATCATGGTGTATCAAGCGGTCCTATCCCTGGAATCATCGATATGGATGAAACTGTCGAAAGCATCTCTCAAGGCGGAGCAGATGCAATATTAATGCACAAAGGTATTGTAAAACAAGGACACCGTGGATATGGGGAAGATATAGGTCTTATTGTACACCTTTCCGCAAGTACTTCCCTTGCACCTGACCCAAATGATAAGGTAACCGTAACCAGTGTAGAAAAAGCAATTCAGCTTGGTGCGGATGCAGTATCAATCCATGTAAACCTTGGAAGTGATACAGAAAGTCAGATGTTACAGGAATTGGGTAAAATCGCTGAAACCTGTGATTACTGGGGAATGCCACTTCTTGCAATGATGTATCCTAGAGGCCAAAAAGTGGAAAACGAACACGATGTTGAATTTGTAAAACATGCTGCACGTGTAGGATCAGAATTAGGTGTAGATATAGTAAAAACAAACTATACTGGAGACCCTGACTCATTCAGAGACGTAGTTGAAGGAGCAATCGTGCCGGTAGTTATTGCAGGCGGTCCTAAAGTTGACACTGACGAAGACCTATTATATATGGTTAAGGAATCTCTTGAAGTTGGTGGTGCAGGAGTAGCATTCGGACGTAATTTGTTCCAGGCTGAAAACCCTGGTAAAATTACAAGAGCAATTTCAGAAGTTGTCCACCACGATTTGGAAGTTGAAGAAGCATTGGAATTCTTAAAATAA
- a CDS encoding 3-dehydroquinate synthase II → MQNKFAWISTPDEIWDDKKEMITTALESGIDHVLDLDDIENIRKLGNVKIIANTDDADIFLVGINGEGDGVLDLNEDFSDSTDIANAKKAKSEGKTVCAYVIITDKAHEQLAVKLGSIVDYIILVGTDWTIIPLENIIADLQKEDVEIIAAVRDVDGAKVALETLEHGTDGVIFEANDFNKTKKIAQEVIEASQAKYELKIATITNVKPLGSGDRVCVDTTDMMKPGEGMLIGSYSKSMFLVHSESLESEYVASRPFRVNAGPVQAYVMVPGNKTRYLSELVAGDEVLIVNTEGETRTAYVGRSKIERRPLILLEAEYEGRTIRTLLQNAETIRIVDANDEPLSVADVKPGDKVKVYIESSARHFGIAIDETIIEQ, encoded by the coding sequence ATGCAAAATAAATTTGCATGGATTTCTACTCCCGACGAAATTTGGGATGATAAAAAAGAGATGATTACAACAGCACTTGAATCAGGAATTGACCATGTGCTTGATTTGGATGATATTGAAAACATCAGAAAATTGGGAAATGTAAAAATCATTGCAAACACCGACGATGCAGACATATTCCTTGTGGGCATTAACGGTGAAGGTGATGGAGTCCTTGATTTAAATGAGGATTTTTCCGACTCAACAGATATTGCAAATGCAAAAAAAGCCAAAAGCGAAGGAAAAACCGTTTGTGCATATGTAATAATTACTGACAAAGCACATGAACAGCTTGCAGTTAAATTAGGTTCAATTGTAGATTATATTATTCTTGTAGGAACCGACTGGACAATTATTCCTCTTGAAAATATCATTGCAGACCTTCAAAAGGAAGATGTTGAAATCATTGCAGCAGTACGTGACGTTGACGGTGCAAAAGTCGCACTTGAAACCCTTGAACATGGAACTGACGGTGTAATCTTTGAAGCCAATGACTTTAACAAAACCAAAAAAATAGCTCAGGAAGTTATTGAAGCATCACAGGCAAAATATGAATTGAAAATAGCAACAATAACAAATGTAAAACCGTTGGGCTCTGGTGACAGGGTATGTGTAGATACAACTGACATGATGAAGCCGGGTGAAGGAATGCTTATAGGTTCATATTCAAAATCCATGTTTTTGGTACATTCAGAATCCCTTGAAAGCGAATATGTAGCTTCACGCCCATTCAGAGTAAATGCAGGACCTGTACAGGCATATGTGATGGTTCCGGGGAATAAAACAAGATATCTCTCAGAACTTGTTGCAGGTGATGAAGTACTGATTGTAAATACTGAAGGTGAAACAAGAACTGCATATGTCGGAAGAAGTAAAATCGAGAGAAGGCCATTAATTCTTCTTGAAGCAGAATATGAAGGCCGTACCATACGAACATTACTTCAAAATGCAGAAACAATCAGAATAGTTGATGCAAACGACGAACCTCTTTCAGTAGCTGACGTAAAACCTGGAGATAAGGTAAAGGTTTACATAGAAAGCAGTGCACGTCATTTTGGAATCGCTATCGATGAGACTATCATCGAACAATAG
- the thpR gene encoding RNA 2',3'-cyclic phosphodiesterase has protein sequence MSQLRAFLAIDIDEDLKAKIYKIIKQFKTIDANIKYVDLENLHLTLKFFGDIDTEGIDLLSSRISEVVNNFDNFNVKIKGCGAFPNTNRIKVIWLGLEEDETVKKLHDELDKEFVKLGLDKDKKFSSHLTIGRMKSAKGKAKVKSTIEEFSDVEIGEMNVDKIILKKSTLTPQGPIYEDLEIFEL, from the coding sequence ATGAGTCAGCTAAGAGCATTTTTAGCTATTGACATTGATGAAGATTTAAAAGCCAAAATCTATAAAATCATAAAGCAATTCAAAACAATCGATGCAAATATCAAATATGTAGATTTGGAAAATTTGCACTTAACACTAAAATTTTTCGGAGATATAGATACAGAAGGCATTGATTTACTCTCATCAAGAATATCTGAAGTTGTAAATAATTTCGACAACTTCAATGTTAAAATAAAAGGTTGCGGAGCCTTTCCAAACACAAACCGAATCAAAGTAATCTGGCTGGGTCTTGAAGAAGATGAAACAGTAAAAAAACTCCATGATGAACTTGATAAGGAATTTGTCAAATTAGGCCTTGATAAGGATAAGAAATTCTCATCACACCTGACTATTGGACGCATGAAGTCCGCTAAAGGAAAAGCAAAAGTAAAATCAACAATTGAAGAATTCAGTGATGTTGAAATAGGTGAGATGAATGTGGATAAAATAATTCTTAAAAAATCCACTTTAACTCCTCAAGGACCAATTTATGAAGATTTAGAAATATTTGAATTGTGA
- the cca gene encoding CCA tRNA nucleotidyltransferase, translating into MDYEQILKDIKPTEKEQQDIDAMSDRIVNYLTETCKKEGIDAKISVVGSVAKHTALKGKSDIDVFMAFSLDVDLDTLKEKGLYLAHKCSDAFDGNASQHFASHPYLTTDIDGYEVDLVPCYEIEDGSQLKSAVDRTILHTRYVKANLTDEGCDEVLLLKKFMDMTGTYGSEFKVGGFAGYLCELLIIKYGSFEETLNAACMWQYGHVIDLEGYATSSQFDDPLIVIDPTDKNRNVAAALRLNKCCEFIQSARNYLASDNKKDYFYPLDKSLDKEDILDELRKRGSDFIAIKFDIPEMPLDTLHPQLKMTASSLAEKVNNEEFNVFSSSYSSNEIDSAVILLEMASSKLNDIKINKGPKIFLNKACNNFTNKYGPENCHVMDDFLVHAQKREFSDAVKFIESIFTDKNIRKIKVGKNLRNTIINSYKFISVDDLASDEFYLQFLDDFLNPGQYIVR; encoded by the coding sequence ATGGATTATGAGCAAATATTAAAGGATATCAAACCAACAGAAAAAGAGCAGCAGGATATTGATGCAATGTCAGATAGGATTGTTAACTATTTGACTGAAACCTGCAAAAAAGAGGGTATTGATGCAAAAATATCCGTTGTAGGATCTGTTGCAAAACACACCGCCCTTAAAGGAAAATCAGACATTGATGTATTCATGGCATTTTCTTTGGATGTCGATTTAGATACATTAAAGGAAAAGGGTTTATATTTGGCTCATAAATGCAGTGATGCTTTTGATGGTAATGCATCACAGCACTTTGCATCCCATCCGTATCTAACAACCGACATTGACGGTTATGAAGTAGATTTGGTTCCGTGTTATGAAATAGAAGACGGTTCACAGCTTAAATCAGCGGTGGACAGAACAATCCTTCATACACGTTATGTTAAAGCCAATCTTACAGATGAAGGCTGCGATGAAGTCCTGCTTTTGAAAAAATTCATGGATATGACCGGAACTTACGGCTCTGAATTTAAGGTAGGCGGATTTGCAGGCTATTTATGCGAATTGCTAATTATTAAATATGGCAGTTTCGAAGAAACTCTAAATGCCGCTTGCATGTGGCAGTATGGTCATGTAATTGATTTGGAGGGTTATGCAACATCTTCCCAATTTGATGACCCGCTGATAGTCATTGATCCAACTGATAAAAACAGAAATGTGGCAGCTGCTTTGAGACTGAATAAGTGCTGTGAGTTTATCCAATCAGCAAGAAATTACCTTGCATCTGATAATAAAAAGGATTATTTCTATCCTTTGGATAAATCTCTGGATAAAGAGGATATTTTGGATGAACTTAGAAAAAGAGGTAGCGATTTTATAGCAATAAAATTCGATATTCCTGAAATGCCTCTTGACACATTGCATCCTCAGCTGAAGATGACTGCTTCATCTCTTGCTGAAAAAGTAAATAATGAAGAATTCAATGTATTCTCTAGCAGTTATTCAAGTAATGAAATTGACTCAGCAGTAATACTTCTTGAAATGGCTTCATCCAAATTGAATGACATTAAAATCAACAAAGGTCCTAAAATATTTTTAAACAAGGCATGCAACAATTTCACCAATAAATACGGACCTGAAAATTGTCATGTAATGGATGATTTTTTAGTTCATGCTCAAAAAAGAGAGTTCAGTGATGCAGTAAAATTCATTGAAAGCATTTTTACAGATAAAAACATTAGAAAAATCAAAGTAGGTAAAAACCTTAGAAATACTATTATAAATTCATATAAGTTTATCTCTGTTGATGATTTGGCAAGCGATGAGTTTTATTTGCAGTTTCTTGATGACTTTTTAAATCCTGGTCAGTATATTGTTAGATGA